Proteins from a single region of Helicoverpa armigera isolate CAAS_96S chromosome 21, ASM3070526v1, whole genome shotgun sequence:
- the LOC110374284 gene encoding V-type proton ATPase subunit B, translating to MAKTLSASQAAKEHVLAVSRDFISQPRLIYKTVSGVNGPLVILDDVKFPKFSEIVQLRLADGTLRSGQVLEVSGTKAVVQVFEGTSGIDAKNTLCEFTGDILRTPVSEDMLGRVFNGSGKPIDKGPPILAEDFLDIQGQPINPWSRIYPEEMIQTGISAIDVMNSIARGQKIPIFSAAGLPHNEIAAQICRQAGLVKIPGKSVLDDHEDNFAIVFAAMGVNMETARFFKQDFEENGSMENVCLFLNLANDPTIERIITPRLALTAAEFLAYQCEKHVLVILTDMSSYAEALREVSAAREEVPGRRGFPGYMYTDLATIYERAGRVEGRNGSITQIPILTMPNDDITHPIPDLTGYITEGQIYVDRQLHNRQIYPPVNVLPSLSRLMKSAIGEGMTRKDHSDVSNQLYACYAIGKDVQAMKAVVGEEALTPDDLLYLEFLTKFEKNFISQGNYENRTVFESLDIGWQLLRIFPKEMLKRIPASILAEFYPRDSRH from the exons TCTACAAGACGGTGTCGGGTGTGAACGGACCGCTGGTCATCTTGGACGACGTGAAGTTCCCCAAGTTCTCCGAGATTGTACAGCTCAGACTTGCTGATGGCACCCTCCGCTCCGGTCAG GTGCTGGAAGTCAGCGGCACCAAGGCCGTTGTCCAGGTGTTCGAGGGCACATCAGGTATCGACGCCAAAAACACTCTGTGTGAGTTCACCGGCGATATCCTGCGTACTCCCGTCTCTGAAGACATGTTGG GCCGTGTATTCAACGGTTCCGGCAAGCCCATCGACAAGGGTCCCCCGATCTTGGCCGAGGACTTCTTGGACATCCAGGGTCAGCCCATCAACCCCTGGTCCCGTATTTACCCTGAGGAGATGATCCAGACTG GTATCTCCGCTATCGACGTGATGAACTCCATCGCCCGTGGACAGAAGATCCCCATCTTCTCGGCCGCTGGTCTGCCTCACAACGAAATTGCCGCCCAGATCTGTAGACAGGCCGGTCTTGTCAAG ATCCCCGGCAAGTCAGTCCTAGATGACCACGAGGACAACTTCGCCATCGTGTTCGCCGCTATGGGTGTGAACATGGAAACCGCCCGGTTCTTCAAACAGGACTTCGAAGAGAACGGCTCTATGGAGAATGTGTGCCTATTCTTGAACTTGGCCAACGATCCTACTATTGAGAGAATTATTACCCCGCGTTTGGCTCTGACTGCTGCCGAGTTCTTGGCTTACCAGTGCGAg AAACACGTGCTGGTCATCTTGACTGACATGTCTTCGTACGCCGAGGCTCTGCGTGAGGTGTCCGCCGCCCGTGAGGAGGTGCCCGGACGACGTGGTTTCCCAG GTTACATGTACACGGATTTGGCCACCATCTACGAGCGCGCTGGACGTGTGGAGGGCAGGAACGGCTCTATCACGCAGATCCCCATTCTTACTATGCCTAACGACGACATCACCCATCCTATTCCTGACTTGACGGGTTATATTACTGAGGGACAG ATCTACGTAGACCGTCAGCTGCACAACAGACAGATCTACCCGCCAGTGAACGTGCTGCCTTCCCTGTCGCGTCTGATGAAGTCTGCCATCGGTGAGGGCATGACCCGCAAGGACCACTCTGACGTCTCCAACCAGCTG TACGCTTGCTACGCCATCGGTAAGGACGTGCAGGCGATGAAGGCCGTGGTGGGTGAGGAGGCGCTGACGCCTGATGACCTGCTCTACCTCGAGTTCTTGACCAAGTTCGAGAAGAACTTCATCTCCCAG GGTAACTACGAGAACCGCACAGTGTTCGAGTCCCTGGACATCGGCTGGCAGCTGCTGCGTATCTTCCCCAAGGAGATGCTCAAGCGTATCCCCGCCTCCATCCTCGCAGAGTTCTACCCCCGCGACTCCCGTCACTAA
- the LOC126056437 gene encoding serine/threonine-protein phosphatase PP2A 65 kDa regulatory subunit codes for MAASDSGTDESLYPIAVLIDELKNEDVQLRLNSIKKLSTIALALGVERTRSELIPFLTETIYDEDEVLLALAEQLGNFINLVGGGEFAHCLLPPLESLATVEETVVRDKAVASLRAVAAHHTPQALEQHFVPLVQRLAGGDWFTSRASACGLFSVCYPRVSAPVKAELRQHFRSLCQDDTPMVRRAAAYKLGEFARVVEVEYVKSDLIPMFVTLAQDEQDSVRLLAAEACAAVAALLPPEDMEQLVMPTVRARAGDTSWRVRYMVADKFVELQQAVGPELARSDLAQIFQALLKDTEAEVRAAAAGKVKDFCMNLDKAHQEHIIMTMILPQIKDLVCDANQHVKSALASVIMGLSPIVGRQNTIEHLLPLFLTQLKDECPEVRLNIISNLECVNEVIGIQQLVQSLLPAIVELAEDTKWRVRLAIIEHMPLLAGQLGQEFFDEKLTGLCMSWLIDHVYAIREAATLNLKKLVEQYGSQWAETNVIPKVLAMSREQNYLHRMTYLFCINVLSEVCGKDITTRVLLPTVLSMADDNVANVRFNVAKTLQKMAPFLDPAVIQPQVKPVLEKLNVDPDVDVKYFASEAIAGIAG; via the exons atggcAGCAAGCGACTCTGGGACGGATGAGTCACTGTATCCTATTGCGGTGCTCATCGACGAGTTGAAAAACGAGGACGTGCAGCTTCGTTTGAACTCTATCAAGAAGTTATCCACCATTGCGTTGGCCCTCGGAGTGGAGAGGACCCGGTCGGAGCTCATCCCGTTCCTGACAGAGACTATTTACGACGAAGATGAGGTTCTACTCGCCCTCGCCGAACAACTTG gaAACTTCATCAACCTGGTTGGTGGTGGTGAGTTTGCTCACTGTCTGCTCCCTCCCCTGGAGTCTCTGGCCACCGTAGAAGAGACAGTAGTCCGTGACAAGGCTGTGGCCTCACTCCGTGCTGTGGCTGCTCATCACACTCCTCAGGCTTTGGAGCAGCACTTTGTACCACTGGTGCAGCGTCTCGCTGGCGGTGACTGGTTTACTTCCCGTGCCTCTGCTTGTGGGCTGTTCAG tgtCTGCTACCCCCGTGTATCAGCCCCTGTCAAGGCAGAACTACGCCAACATTTCCGCTCCCTCTGCCAGGATGACACCCCCATGGTCCGTCGCGCGGCTGCTTACAAGCTGGGCGAGTTCGCCCGCGTCGTTGAAGTGGAGTACGTCAAGAGTGACCTGATACCTATGTTTGTTACGCTGGCTCAG GATGAACAAGACTCAGTGCGTCTACTCGCAGCGGAGGCCTGCGCCGCCGTAGCCGCGCTCCTGCCTCCCGAAGACATGGAGCAGCTGGTGATGCCCACAGTTCGCGCTAGAGCTGGAGACACCTCCTGGAGGGTGCGGTACATGGTCGCTGACAA GTTCGTGGAGCTGCAGCAAGCAGTAGGTCCCGAGCTTGCACGGTCGGACCTGGCGCAGATCTTCCAGGCTCTGCTGAAAGACACCGAGGCTGAAgtacgcgccgccgccgctggcAAG GTGAAGGACTTCTGCATGAACTTAGACAAGGCGCATCAAGAGCACATCATCATGACAATGATTCTACCGCAAATCAAGGATTTAGTCTGCGACGCGAACCAACACGTCAAGTCCGCTCTCGCTTCCGTCATCATGGGTCTGAGCCCCATTGTCGGTCGCCAGAACACCATCGAACATCTCCTGCCACTGTTCCTCACTCAACTCAAAGACGAGTGCCCCGAAGTCAGGCTGAACATCATCTCCAACCTCGAGTGTGTCAATGAAGTCATTGGAATCCAGCAATTAGTGCAATCTCTCCTCCCCGCCATCGTGGAACTCGCTGAAGACACAAAGTGGCGCGTCCGTCTAGCCATCATCGAACACATGCCTTTACTCGCTGGCCAGCTTGGCCAAGAGTTCTTCGATGAAAAACTCACCGGTCTATGCATGTCTTGGCTCATCGACCACGTTTATGCTATCCGTGAAGCTGCCACTCTCAACCTTAAGAAATTAGTAGAACAATACGGATCACAGTGGGCTGAAACTAATGTCATCCCCAAAGTACTGGCTATGTCCCGCGAACAGAATTACCTGCACAGAATGACTTACTTATTCTGCATCAATGTGCTGTCTGAAGTCTGCGGCAAGGATATTACTACCAGAGTACTCTTGCCCACTGTTCTGTCCATGGCAGATGACAATGTTGCCAACGTGAGATTCAACGTCGCCAAGACTCTGCAGAAGATGGCGCCGTTCCTAGACCCCGCCGTCATCCAGCCTCAAGTGAAGCCAGTACTCGAGAAACTGAACGTAGATCCCGACGTGGATGTCAAGTACTTCGCCTCCGAAGCCATCGCCGGCATCGCTGGATAA
- the LOC110374297 gene encoding uncharacterized protein LOC110374297, protein MGSDADSLNASVAHIVLCCVAGKGISRMSGKSFTHPGMHANFFIHGVLGFFHYQSGILNNDFKEAYMISLRASRYLALPCLMADLRRGDHVISAVHLMSGLIPFAISLTGEDNVPLGNLMIACNIIALCHYSFTTNREWGWYTAGAAVIAYFLSPQTEQKMLYPLTLAMMEYCAYRVFHIHYDPPPAPPPRR, encoded by the exons ATGGGAAGCGATGCCGATAGCCTCAATGCGTCGGTCGCACACATCGTGCTGTGCTGCGTGGCCGGGAAGGGAATTAGCCGCATGTCTGGTAAAAGCTTTACCCATCCTGGGATGCATGCCAATTTCTTCATACACGGAGTGCTGGGATTCTTCCACTACCAAA GTGGAATACTCAACAACGATTTTAAAGAAGCCTACATGATAAGCCTGCGTGCATCCCGCTACCTCGCTCTGCCATGTCTAATGGCGGATCTGCGGCGGGGCGACCACGTCATCTCTGCCGTTCACCTGATGTCAGGACTCATACCCTTCGCCATCTCCCTGACCGGCGAAGACAACGTCCCTCTAGGAAACCTGATGATCGCTTGCAATATTATCGCGCTCTGCCACTATTCTTTCACCACGAACCGTGAGTGGGGATGGTACACCGCGGGTGCAGCTGTCATTGCTTACTTCCTCTCCCCCCAGACCGAGCAGAAGATGCTTTACCCCCTAACCTTGGCTATGATGGAATATTGCGCTTACAGAGTCTTCCACATTCACTATGACCCCCCGCCTGCACCGCCTCCAAgacgataa